One Thermococcus eurythermalis DNA segment encodes these proteins:
- a CDS encoding immunoglobulin-like domain-containing protein codes for MKMKRVVLVMLLIFGLVLAYQVFLTPSNLPEDWGNGKGQINLNETLGPIVFVEGTSIVIHLDKRVYSPGDTMILTVANHQNSTIRTGYGFRLYRRENGGWVEVQLNLVFPAVVVEVEPGKSWEQKIDLPLNLESGSYRIEKQVCSEKICIYKHAEFEVRGEDR; via the coding sequence ATGAAGATGAAGCGCGTGGTACTTGTGATGTTGCTCATATTCGGATTGGTGCTCGCTTACCAAGTATTCCTCACTCCGAGCAACCTTCCGGAGGACTGGGGCAATGGAAAAGGCCAGATTAACCTCAACGAAACCCTCGGCCCCATAGTGTTCGTCGAGGGCACCTCCATCGTTATCCACCTAGATAAACGCGTGTACTCGCCGGGGGATACCATGATTCTAACCGTTGCCAACCACCAAAATTCCACCATCCGGACAGGTTACGGATTCAGGCTTTACCGTAGAGAAAACGGAGGTTGGGTTGAAGTCCAGCTGAACTTGGTCTTTCCCGCCGTGGTGGTGGAGGTGGAACCAGGCAAGAGCTGGGAACAGAAGATAGACCTTCCGCTGAACCTCGAAAGCGGAAGTTACAGGATCGAGAAGCAGGTATGCTCGGAGAAGATCTGCATCTACAAACATGCCGAGTTCGAGGTGAGAGGGGAAGACAGATGA
- a CDS encoding molybdopterin-dependent oxidoreductase encodes MPFSVCMRDCYDTCAMVSELRDGRLKVRGNPEHPITAGFLCPKGALLPKWFHSESRLKKPLIRTGERGSGEFREASWEEAINLVAKKLRETIEEYGSESVLVYQYAGDRGVVNYAFPLRLFHYLNTAMLDYGVCDRAGQEALKDVYGTAVGLDPEELKNQKLLVYWGINAFWTNLHGFALARMHNLEIWTVDVVRTETAKRSDRFFQIRPDTDVLLALGVAKVIIEEELYDKDFVRENVYGFEEFKNYVKTLSLHYVSSETGLSVGEIETFACEFAEKKGVIHIGYGFQRSLAGGEAVRAIAILPTLVGHSFGFIYDMKTIDKSYAEGAFLRTKPARRVPQVKLTEYIERGEIKFLYIYNSNPLASLPNQNRLRRALKESDVFVVTHDIFLTDTALYSDVVLPANTFFERLDIAEGYYHRYVALNEPVARLYGKSNSEVTRLLAKALGIENPYLYESDEEVIRKILELNGLSFEELKAKGFVKVPEKPRTWETPSGRIEFFSRRAVERGLSPFPKYRKFGGKYPLRLLTPTHRMTITSQYHNTHGMIDPKLYINPTDANERGIKDGEAVEVFNEYGRVRTKAKLSEDVPRGVVLLYKAFWPSLLGWNANVLTTDETVEKYGNASAYHSTWVDVRRV; translated from the coding sequence ATGCCGTTCTCCGTCTGCATGCGCGACTGCTACGACACCTGCGCAATGGTAAGTGAGCTTAGGGACGGAAGGCTCAAAGTAAGGGGCAATCCGGAACACCCGATAACGGCCGGTTTCCTCTGCCCAAAGGGTGCGCTTCTGCCAAAATGGTTCCACTCGGAGAGCAGGCTCAAAAAACCGCTCATTAGAACGGGCGAGAGGGGAAGTGGAGAATTCAGGGAGGCAAGCTGGGAAGAGGCAATTAACCTCGTCGCCAAGAAACTGAGGGAGACCATTGAGGAATACGGGAGTGAGAGCGTTCTGGTTTACCAGTACGCCGGTGATAGAGGAGTTGTGAACTACGCGTTTCCACTTAGGCTCTTCCACTACCTCAACACCGCTATGCTCGACTACGGCGTCTGCGACAGGGCTGGGCAGGAGGCGTTAAAGGACGTCTACGGCACAGCGGTTGGCCTCGATCCTGAGGAGCTGAAAAACCAAAAGCTGCTCGTTTACTGGGGCATAAACGCCTTCTGGACGAACCTCCACGGCTTCGCCCTCGCCAGAATGCACAACCTCGAAATCTGGACGGTTGACGTCGTGAGAACCGAAACGGCCAAGAGAAGCGACAGGTTCTTTCAGATTAGACCCGATACCGATGTCCTTTTAGCCCTCGGAGTTGCTAAAGTCATTATCGAAGAAGAGCTTTACGATAAAGATTTCGTCCGCGAGAACGTTTATGGTTTTGAAGAATTCAAGAATTATGTAAAAACATTATCGCTTCATTATGTGAGTAGCGAAACGGGCTTGAGCGTTGGGGAGATAGAGACCTTCGCCTGCGAATTTGCGGAAAAGAAGGGCGTAATCCACATCGGCTACGGCTTCCAGCGCTCCCTTGCAGGAGGTGAGGCTGTCAGGGCGATAGCAATCCTCCCCACTCTCGTCGGCCACAGCTTCGGCTTCATTTACGACATGAAAACGATAGACAAGAGCTACGCCGAAGGTGCATTCCTACGGACGAAGCCGGCCAGAAGAGTTCCCCAGGTAAAGCTCACCGAGTACATCGAGCGGGGCGAGATAAAGTTCCTTTACATCTACAACTCCAACCCGCTCGCGAGCCTTCCTAACCAGAACAGACTGAGGAGAGCTTTGAAAGAAAGCGACGTCTTCGTCGTTACGCACGACATCTTTCTGACTGACACTGCCCTCTACTCAGACGTCGTCCTTCCGGCGAACACCTTTTTCGAGCGCCTCGACATAGCGGAGGGCTACTACCACCGCTACGTGGCCCTAAATGAGCCGGTTGCAAGGCTTTACGGGAAGAGCAACAGCGAGGTCACGCGCCTTCTGGCAAAGGCACTCGGCATCGAAAACCCATACCTCTATGAGAGCGACGAGGAGGTAATCCGGAAGATTCTTGAACTCAATGGCCTGAGCTTTGAGGAGCTAAAGGCCAAAGGCTTCGTGAAAGTTCCCGAAAAGCCCAGGACGTGGGAGACGCCGAGTGGGAGGATTGAGTTCTTCTCGCGGAGGGCCGTTGAGAGGGGGCTGAGCCCGTTCCCGAAGTACAGGAAGTTCGGGGGCAAATACCCGCTCCGCCTGCTAACGCCAACCCACAGAATGACGATAACGAGCCAGTACCACAACACCCACGGCATGATTGACCCCAAGCTCTACATCAACCCGACCGACGCTAACGAGAGGGGAATCAAGGACGGCGAGGCCGTTGAGGTCTTCAACGAGTACGGCAGGGTAAGAACGAAGGCCAAGCTCAGTGAGGACGTCCCACGAGGAGTCGTCCTCCTGTACAAGGCCTTCTGGCCGTCCCTGCTCGGCTGGAACGCCAACGTCCTGACGACGGACGAGACCGTAGAAAAATACGGCAACGCCTCTGCTTATCACTCAACTTGGGTTGATGTGAGGAGAGTTTGA
- a CDS encoding transcriptional regulator: MEREKLIKTVEAILRSAGYKTARLEFRGSCFDLVASRLVVLLFIKVVSNIDTVTEEQVEDLKRLAKFFNASPLIVGVRSKNAELEEGVVYERFGVYALRPETLYDVLANNELPAIFAERGGFYVRVNGELLRELRERHGYSVNELAQLLGVSRKTVLNYERGEQAVSLEVAIRLEELFDEALAEPIDVLNTRVEAKLDVKPESPLEKEVFERLKRLGFGLVKVKKAPFNAVSKGDEFRILTGLDERKTRSTVKRAEMVAEVGRIINSDGVFILEKTKTEVVKEVPLIPKESLEEVRDADELIEMIEELKKEIKAKLFS; encoded by the coding sequence ATGGAGAGGGAAAAGCTGATTAAAACCGTCGAGGCAATACTCAGGAGTGCGGGCTACAAAACCGCCCGTCTTGAATTTAGGGGCTCATGCTTTGACCTGGTCGCAAGCCGGTTAGTGGTTCTTCTGTTCATCAAGGTAGTCTCAAATATAGATACCGTAACGGAGGAGCAGGTAGAGGACCTGAAAAGGCTCGCGAAGTTCTTCAACGCCTCCCCGCTCATAGTCGGCGTCCGCTCGAAGAACGCGGAGCTTGAAGAGGGTGTCGTCTACGAGCGCTTTGGGGTGTACGCCCTTAGGCCTGAGACCCTGTACGACGTTCTGGCCAACAACGAGCTTCCAGCAATCTTCGCCGAGCGCGGCGGGTTCTACGTTAGGGTGAACGGCGAGCTCCTCCGCGAGCTCAGAGAGAGGCACGGCTATTCCGTGAACGAACTGGCCCAGCTTTTGGGGGTTTCGAGGAAGACCGTCCTCAACTACGAGCGCGGGGAGCAGGCGGTGTCCCTTGAGGTGGCAATCCGGCTCGAAGAGCTCTTTGATGAGGCCCTGGCGGAGCCCATTGACGTCCTAAACACGCGCGTTGAGGCCAAGCTTGACGTTAAACCCGAGAGCCCGCTTGAAAAGGAAGTCTTTGAGAGGCTGAAGCGCCTGGGGTTTGGCCTCGTGAAGGTGAAGAAGGCCCCGTTCAACGCCGTGTCAAAGGGTGACGAGTTCAGAATCCTGACCGGTCTCGACGAGAGGAAGACCCGCTCAACCGTAAAGAGGGCGGAGATGGTGGCGGAGGTCGGGAGGATAATCAACTCCGATGGAGTCTTCATACTTGAGAAAACGAAGACCGAAGTCGTCAAGGAAGTCCCCCTGATTCCGAAAGAAAGCCTTGAAGAAGTGAGGGACGCTGACGAGCTCATCGAGATGATTGAAGAACTCAAAAAGGAGATAAAGGCAAAGCTCTTCAGCTGA
- a CDS encoding DNA polymerase sliding clamp — MPFEVVFDGAKEFADLIATASNLIDEAAFKFTEEGISMRAMDPSRVVLIDLNLPESIFSKYEVEEPETVGINMDQFKKILKRGKAKDTLILRKGDENFLEITFEGTAKRTFRLPLIDVEELELELPELPFTAKVVVLGEVLKEAVKDASLVSDAIKFIATESEFVMKAEGETNEVEIKLTLEDEGLLDLEVEEETKSAYGISYLSDMIKGIGKADEVVLRFGNEMPLQMEYMIRDEGRLVFLLAPRVEE, encoded by the coding sequence ATGCCGTTCGAGGTCGTTTTTGATGGTGCCAAGGAGTTTGCCGACCTTATAGCGACAGCGAGCAACCTGATAGACGAGGCCGCCTTCAAGTTCACTGAGGAAGGCATAAGCATGCGCGCGATGGACCCGAGCAGGGTCGTCCTCATAGACCTCAACCTCCCTGAGAGCATATTCTCCAAGTACGAGGTCGAGGAGCCCGAAACCGTTGGAATCAACATGGACCAGTTCAAGAAGATACTCAAGCGCGGAAAGGCCAAGGACACGCTCATCCTCAGGAAGGGCGACGAGAACTTTCTTGAGATAACCTTCGAGGGAACGGCAAAGAGAACGTTCCGCCTTCCGCTCATAGACGTTGAGGAGCTTGAGCTTGAGCTCCCGGAGCTCCCGTTCACAGCTAAGGTCGTCGTCCTCGGCGAGGTTCTCAAGGAGGCCGTTAAAGATGCCTCCCTCGTCAGCGACGCCATAAAGTTCATCGCCACCGAGAGCGAGTTCGTCATGAAGGCAGAGGGAGAAACGAATGAGGTCGAGATTAAGCTCACCCTTGAGGACGAGGGCCTGCTCGACCTCGAAGTCGAGGAGGAGACCAAGAGCGCCTACGGAATCAGCTACCTCAGCGACATGATAAAGGGCATCGGAAAGGCCGATGAGGTTGTCCTCCGCTTCGGCAACGAGATGCCCCTCCAGATGGAGTACATGATTAGGGACGAAGGAAGGCTCGTCTTCCTCCTCGCCCCGCGCGTTGAGGAGTGA
- a CDS encoding transcription factor S encodes MKFCPKCGNIMLPDRKKKVWVCRVCGHEEPFDEAKDRERTKITQKVEHKPDEDIVVIEQDLKTLPTTKITCPKCGNDTAYWWEMQTRAGDEPSTIFYKCTKCGYTWRAYE; translated from the coding sequence ATGAAGTTCTGTCCGAAGTGCGGTAACATTATGCTTCCAGATAGAAAGAAGAAGGTCTGGGTCTGCCGTGTGTGCGGTCACGAGGAGCCTTTTGATGAGGCCAAGGACAGGGAGAGGACGAAGATTACACAGAAGGTTGAGCACAAGCCCGACGAGGACATAGTCGTCATCGAGCAGGACCTTAAGACCCTCCCGACCACTAAGATTACCTGTCCGAAGTGCGGCAACGACACCGCCTACTGGTGGGAGATGCAGACGAGGGCCGGAGATGAGCCGAGCACTATATTCTACAAGTGCACCAAGTGTGGGTACACATGGAGGGCCTACGAGTGA
- a CDS encoding HD domain-containing protein — protein sequence MKDAKIIHDGVHGSMKVAGPILELVKTPEFQRLRHIRQLGLAYLVYPGANHSRFEHSLGTWHLAKRLASEVGLSEDESLLLQVGALLHDIGHGPLSHTFEGIYRHYVKEHDHMRLGQDIITGKINITGDEDGGRIPEILEKHGIDPREVADLLLGKAEKPYLGQMLHGGVDVDQLDYLIRDAYYTGVAYGIIDLERLLKVLEIHNGELVVDEKGVEAVEGMLVARSLMYSRVYFHHTVKIAEGMLTRALEFALEEGHLWDFWKMTDCRVLVELEDLEGLSSELTRRVLYRKLYKAAVLASAEELGPDEKRELLSAYRNVKKRQELERALAEAVGASEGEVILEFSIADLMVSEPRLKETGIKVLLENGEVQPLSKVTPLANALKRRQTPRWAVLIASPEKYVDKLREGWKEVLFS from the coding sequence ATGAAGGACGCGAAGATTATCCACGACGGAGTACATGGGAGCATGAAAGTTGCGGGCCCAATCCTCGAACTCGTCAAAACGCCAGAGTTCCAGAGGCTCAGGCACATAAGACAGCTCGGCCTGGCGTATCTGGTCTACCCCGGCGCAAACCACTCCCGCTTCGAGCACTCGCTTGGAACATGGCACCTGGCAAAGAGGCTCGCGAGTGAGGTCGGGCTGAGCGAGGACGAGAGCCTTCTCCTCCAGGTTGGGGCACTGCTCCACGACATCGGCCACGGTCCATTGAGCCACACTTTCGAGGGAATCTACCGCCACTACGTCAAGGAGCACGACCACATGCGCCTCGGCCAGGACATCATCACGGGCAAGATAAACATCACCGGCGACGAGGACGGGGGCAGGATCCCCGAGATACTGGAAAAGCACGGAATAGACCCCAGGGAAGTTGCTGACCTCCTACTTGGAAAGGCGGAGAAGCCCTACCTCGGCCAGATGCTCCACGGGGGAGTGGACGTTGACCAGCTCGACTACCTCATCAGGGACGCCTACTACACCGGCGTTGCCTATGGAATAATAGACCTCGAAAGGCTCCTCAAAGTCCTTGAAATCCACAACGGGGAGCTGGTGGTTGATGAGAAGGGCGTCGAAGCTGTTGAGGGAATGCTCGTCGCTCGCTCGCTCATGTACTCCAGAGTTTACTTCCACCATACTGTGAAGATTGCTGAGGGCATGCTCACAAGGGCTTTGGAGTTCGCCCTTGAGGAGGGCCACCTGTGGGACTTCTGGAAGATGACAGACTGCCGCGTCCTCGTTGAGCTTGAGGACCTTGAGGGCCTCTCCTCGGAGCTCACGAGGCGCGTCCTTTACAGGAAGCTCTACAAGGCCGCGGTTCTCGCGAGCGCCGAGGAGCTCGGCCCGGACGAGAAGCGGGAGCTCCTCTCTGCTTACAGAAACGTCAAGAAGAGGCAGGAGCTCGAAAGGGCCCTGGCCGAGGCCGTTGGCGCGAGTGAGGGTGAGGTAATCCTCGAGTTCAGCATAGCAGACCTCATGGTCAGCGAGCCGAGGCTTAAGGAGACCGGTATAAAGGTGCTCCTCGAGAACGGTGAGGTTCAGCCGCTGTCGAAGGTCACTCCTCTAGCAAACGCCCTCAAGAGGCGCCAGACCCCCAGGTGGGCCGTCCTCATAGCCTCACCGGAGAAGTACGTTGACAAGCTCCGCGAGGGCTGGAAAGAGGTGCTCTTCAGCTGA
- a CDS encoding peroxiredoxin yields the protein MVVIGEKFPEVEVKTTHGVIKLPDYFAEQGKWFVLFSHPADFTPVCTTEFYAMQKRAEEFRKLGVEPIGLSIDQVFSHLKWMEWIKENLGEEITFPVIADDRGELAEKLGMIPSGSTQTARAVFVVDDKGVIRAIVYYPAEVGRDWDEILRLVKALKVSDEKGVALPHKWPNNELIGDRAIVPPAGTVEQIKEREEAKAKGEIECYDWWFCHKKLD from the coding sequence ATGGTCGTCATAGGAGAAAAGTTCCCAGAGGTTGAGGTCAAGACCACCCACGGAGTGATAAAGCTCCCGGACTACTTCGCCGAGCAGGGCAAGTGGTTCGTTCTCTTCAGCCACCCGGCAGACTTCACCCCGGTCTGTACGACCGAGTTCTACGCCATGCAGAAGCGCGCTGAGGAGTTCAGGAAGCTCGGCGTCGAGCCGATAGGGCTGAGCATTGACCAGGTCTTCAGCCACCTCAAGTGGATGGAGTGGATAAAGGAGAACCTCGGCGAGGAGATAACCTTCCCGGTCATAGCCGACGACCGCGGTGAGCTCGCCGAGAAGCTCGGCATGATCCCGAGCGGTTCAACCCAGACCGCGAGAGCCGTCTTCGTCGTTGACGACAAGGGCGTCATCCGCGCGATAGTCTACTACCCGGCCGAGGTCGGCAGGGACTGGGACGAGATACTCAGGCTCGTCAAGGCCCTCAAGGTCAGCGACGAGAAGGGAGTCGCCCTCCCGCACAAGTGGCCCAACAACGAGCTCATCGGCGACCGCGCCATAGTCCCGCCAGCCGGAACCGTCGAGCAGATCAAGGAGCGCGAGGAAGCCAAGGCCAAGGGCGAGATCGAGTGCTACGACTGGTGGTTCTGCCACAAGAAGCTCGACTGA
- a CDS encoding immunoglobulin-like domain-containing protein: MNRKLICVIGIILIVSAVVCLERSGESTSPENTGVSQTSALMVLDREVYHAGETATLTIINNGSETLLVGVAYRLYRLEGGKWREIPLGLTFTMIGYMIPPGGNWSQRIRLATKRESTVGTLEPLPPGKYRIEKTVLIYREGFRTGNDEITLSAEFEVVG; encoded by the coding sequence ATGAATCGGAAACTGATTTGTGTCATTGGCATCATTCTCATTGTCTCGGCCGTTGTTTGTCTTGAAAGATCGGGGGAGAGCACTTCCCCAGAAAATACTGGAGTCTCTCAGACTTCCGCCCTCATGGTTCTCGATAGAGAAGTTTACCACGCCGGCGAGACCGCCACCCTCACGATAATCAACAATGGGAGCGAGACCCTTCTTGTCGGCGTGGCTTACAGGCTCTACCGGCTTGAGGGTGGGAAGTGGAGGGAAATCCCTCTGGGCCTCACATTCACAATGATCGGTTATATGATACCGCCCGGCGGCAACTGGAGCCAGAGGATACGGCTGGCCACCAAAAGAGAAAGCACCGTAGGGACTCTGGAACCCCTGCCTCCGGGGAAGTACCGTATAGAAAAAACCGTCCTCATCTACAGAGAGGGTTTCAGAACCGGGAACGATGAAATAACGCTCTCGGCCGAGTTTGAGGTAGTTGGATGA
- the rlmD gene encoding 23S rRNA (uracil(1939)-C(5))-methyltransferase RlmD, with protein MLSGRIETLSDDGLGVLLGGGREIHVPFAYPGDFVSVSSKRRRFGRLIARDFELIEPSSLRQAPRCPHFGRCGGCLWQGMKYKEQLGLKAELFERITGISAPVKGSPKIWGFRNVSNFIVTTAGVGLKEYGNPLGVVSVRECPVFSNRTPEYLRSLRDFLAETGLKPLNLRKRSGDVHYLQIREGKFTGEVMVNLIAHTRPSKEVAEAFKDYFSFADSLYWSIKSDERDDPHGEPELVGGKPLITEKIGDVRYLIHPNSFFQTNSYALGLLLKAVEGFTEGGRVLDLYSGVGTFGVWLARRGFDVEGVEINPSAVEMAKGNAELNGVNAKFHVGRAEETPIGDYDTVIVDPPRRGLKEAAELLVKSRVERVVYVSCNPKAFKLDYENYLGRAYRIGVAVLVDMFPHTPHVEAVVELVRRR; from the coding sequence ATGCTTTCAGGCAGGATAGAGACGCTCAGCGACGACGGCCTTGGAGTCCTTCTCGGCGGGGGCAGGGAGATACACGTCCCCTTCGCTTACCCCGGCGATTTCGTCAGTGTTAGCTCAAAGAGGAGGCGCTTTGGGCGGCTAATTGCGAGGGACTTCGAGCTGATCGAGCCCTCGTCCCTGAGGCAGGCCCCGAGGTGCCCACACTTCGGGAGGTGCGGCGGCTGTCTCTGGCAGGGAATGAAATACAAGGAACAGCTGGGGCTTAAGGCGGAGCTCTTCGAGCGGATAACGGGGATAAGCGCGCCGGTCAAAGGTTCGCCCAAAATCTGGGGCTTCAGGAACGTCAGCAACTTCATCGTGACCACGGCGGGAGTAGGCCTCAAGGAATACGGAAATCCCCTCGGCGTGGTCAGTGTTAGGGAGTGCCCCGTCTTCTCTAATAGGACACCCGAATACCTCCGCTCGCTCCGGGATTTTCTGGCCGAGACCGGACTGAAGCCCTTGAACCTGCGGAAGAGGAGCGGTGACGTCCACTACCTCCAGATACGGGAGGGCAAGTTCACGGGAGAGGTCATGGTGAACCTCATCGCCCATACAAGGCCTTCTAAGGAAGTCGCTGAGGCATTTAAGGACTACTTCTCTTTCGCCGATTCGCTATACTGGAGCATTAAGAGCGATGAAAGAGACGACCCTCACGGAGAGCCTGAACTGGTCGGGGGAAAGCCCCTTATAACTGAGAAAATAGGCGACGTGAGGTATTTAATCCACCCTAACAGCTTCTTCCAGACGAACAGCTACGCCCTCGGACTGCTCCTAAAGGCCGTTGAAGGCTTTACCGAGGGCGGGAGAGTCCTCGACCTCTACTCGGGAGTCGGAACGTTCGGTGTCTGGCTTGCCAGAAGGGGCTTTGATGTTGAAGGAGTCGAAATAAACCCCTCTGCCGTCGAGATGGCCAAGGGAAACGCCGAGCTGAACGGCGTAAACGCCAAATTCCACGTTGGGAGGGCCGAAGAAACCCCAATCGGAGACTACGACACTGTGATAGTTGACCCGCCGCGGAGGGGTCTGAAGGAGGCGGCGGAGTTGCTTGTAAAGAGCAGGGTTGAGAGGGTCGTTTACGTCTCCTGCAATCCTAAAGCCTTCAAACTCGACTACGAGAACTACCTGGGGAGGGCTTACAGGATAGGGGTTGCAGTTCTGGTTGATATGTTCCCGCACACACCGCACGTTGAGGCTGTGGTCGAGCTCGTGAGGAGGCGGTAG
- a CDS encoding DNA replication complex subunit Gins51, whose translation MDIVKLRELLEAELSSIELTELDDDFYKEFDSLIKALKLSAESSRERGESVEERLYLTQLKIAERLMREIIKIRLHKIVDLAVEGVPGELTSEEKKIFAVLRAFIEREELPEVGEEFGSEEFEVIQQEEEEYPRREAPRAAYIITTELPTILGPDLREYGPFKAWDMAVLPEEIGKVLVEREVAFKVKISPG comes from the coding sequence ATGGACATCGTCAAGCTCAGGGAACTGCTGGAGGCAGAGCTTTCGAGCATCGAGCTCACGGAGCTGGACGACGACTTCTACAAGGAGTTTGACAGCCTGATTAAGGCCCTCAAGCTGAGCGCCGAGAGCTCCCGTGAGAGGGGCGAAAGCGTTGAGGAGAGGCTTTATCTCACCCAGCTCAAGATAGCCGAGAGGCTCATGCGTGAGATAATCAAAATCAGGCTCCACAAGATAGTTGACCTCGCGGTTGAGGGAGTCCCCGGCGAGCTCACCAGTGAGGAGAAGAAAATTTTCGCGGTTCTTAGGGCGTTTATCGAGCGCGAGGAGCTACCTGAAGTCGGGGAAGAATTTGGTTCTGAGGAGTTTGAAGTCATCCAACAGGAGGAAGAGGAATACCCCCGGCGGGAAGCCCCAAGAGCCGCCTACATCATCACCACAGAGCTGCCAACGATTCTAGGGCCGGACCTGAGAGAATACGGGCCGTTTAAGGCGTGGGACATGGCGGTTCTGCCAGAGGAGATTGGGAAGGTTCTCGTTGAGAGAGAGGTCGCGTTTAAGGTAAAAATCTCACCGGGATAA
- a CDS encoding GNAT family N-acetyltransferase yields MRPVVLKGKLVSLAVPVREDIRKAWLWFNDRNVRLFLTAPEEVFFFEDEMEWYERIRKAKERDKVFSIVENSTSSLVGFIGLHRIDHRDGNAELGYFIGKEHWGHGYGSEAVKLALEYAFQWLNLRKVYARVYEPNTASIKVLEKNGFKLVGRLKKHHHVPGYGFVDELIFERFREE; encoded by the coding sequence ATGAGGCCGGTCGTTCTCAAAGGTAAGCTTGTGTCCCTCGCCGTTCCGGTTAGGGAGGACATCAGAAAGGCATGGCTCTGGTTCAACGACAGGAATGTGAGGCTCTTTTTGACTGCTCCGGAGGAAGTCTTCTTCTTTGAGGACGAGATGGAGTGGTATGAAAGGATAAGAAAAGCAAAAGAGCGCGATAAGGTCTTCTCTATAGTCGAGAACTCAACTTCTTCCCTCGTTGGTTTTATTGGCCTACACAGGATAGACCACCGCGACGGCAACGCGGAGCTTGGCTACTTTATCGGGAAAGAGCACTGGGGACACGGGTACGGGAGTGAGGCCGTGAAGCTCGCCCTTGAATACGCTTTCCAGTGGCTCAACCTGAGAAAGGTCTACGCAAGGGTCTACGAGCCTAACACGGCATCAATAAAGGTTCTCGAAAAGAACGGCTTCAAGCTGGTTGGCAGGCTGAAAAAGCACCACCACGTTCCAGGCTACGGCTTCGTGGACGAGCTGATTTTTGAGAGGTTTAGAGAAGAATAG
- the glyA gene encoding serine hydroxymethyltransferase codes for MSYREYRDKVLNFIEDHEHWRKHTINLIASENVTSPSVTRAVASGFMHKYAEGWPKQRYYQGCKYVDEVELIGVELFVKLFGSDFADLRPISGTNANQAVFFGLTQPGDKAIVLHTSHGGHISHMPFGAAGMRGLEVHTWPFDNEEFNIDVDKAEKLIRELEPKIVVFGGSLFPFPHPVKELAPVAKEVGAYVMYDGAHVLGLIAGKQFQDPLREGADIITASTHKTFPGPQGGVIIYKRFGETEEIAKLQWAIFPGVLSNHHLHHMAGKVITAAEMLEYGEKYAAQVVKNAKALAEALAEEGFKVIGEDKGYTESHQVIVDVSDLHPAAGGWAAPLLEEAGIILNKNLLPWDPLEKVNEPSGLRIGVQEMTRVGMFEDDMKEIAHFIRRVLIDKEDPKKVRRDVYGFRAEFQKVYYSFDHGLPLRE; via the coding sequence ATGAGCTACCGTGAATACCGCGACAAGGTTCTGAACTTTATTGAGGACCACGAGCACTGGAGGAAGCACACGATAAACCTGATAGCGAGCGAAAACGTGACTTCTCCGAGTGTCACCCGCGCCGTTGCGAGCGGCTTTATGCACAAGTACGCCGAGGGCTGGCCGAAGCAGCGCTACTACCAGGGCTGTAAGTACGTTGACGAGGTCGAGCTCATCGGTGTCGAGCTCTTCGTCAAGCTCTTCGGAAGCGACTTCGCCGACCTGAGGCCGATTTCCGGAACCAACGCCAACCAGGCGGTCTTCTTCGGCCTCACCCAGCCGGGTGACAAGGCGATAGTTCTCCACACCAGCCACGGCGGCCACATAAGCCACATGCCCTTCGGTGCCGCCGGAATGCGCGGCCTTGAGGTCCACACCTGGCCCTTCGACAACGAGGAGTTCAACATCGACGTTGACAAAGCTGAAAAGCTCATCCGCGAGCTCGAGCCTAAGATAGTCGTCTTCGGCGGCTCGCTCTTCCCGTTCCCGCACCCGGTCAAGGAGCTCGCCCCGGTCGCCAAGGAGGTCGGCGCTTACGTCATGTACGACGGTGCCCACGTCCTCGGACTCATCGCCGGAAAGCAGTTCCAGGACCCGCTCCGCGAGGGCGCCGACATAATCACCGCCTCGACCCACAAGACCTTCCCCGGACCTCAGGGCGGTGTCATAATCTACAAGCGCTTCGGCGAGACCGAGGAGATAGCCAAGCTCCAGTGGGCCATCTTCCCCGGTGTGCTTAGCAACCACCACCTCCACCACATGGCCGGAAAGGTCATCACCGCGGCGGAGATGCTTGAGTACGGTGAGAAGTATGCGGCCCAGGTCGTCAAGAACGCCAAGGCCCTTGCCGAGGCCCTTGCCGAGGAGGGCTTCAAGGTCATCGGCGAGGACAAGGGCTACACCGAGAGCCACCAGGTCATAGTTGATGTCAGCGACCTTCACCCAGCTGCTGGAGGCTGGGCCGCACCGCTCCTCGAAGAGGCCGGCATAATCCTCAACAAGAACCTCCTGCCGTGGGACCCGCTTGAGAAGGTCAACGAGCCGAGCGGTCTCAGAATAGGCGTCCAGGAGATGACCCGCGTTGGAATGTTCGAGGACGACATGAAGGAGATTGCTCACTTCATCAGGCGCGTCCTCATCGACAAGGAGGACCCGAAGAAGGTCAGGCGCGACGTCTACGGCTTCCGCGCCGAGTTCCAGAAGGTCTACTACTCCTTCGACCACGGCCTCCCGCTCAGGGAGTGA